A portion of the Thermodesulfobacteriota bacterium genome contains these proteins:
- a CDS encoding cytochrome c biogenesis protein ResB — MTKEKNPVWAFFASVKLALFLLIILAVTSVIGTLIPQGQEPGVYVREYGPGLARVFQLLQFDQMYGSWWFVGLLGLFSMNLIVCSLDRIPNVWRLVVQDNLDTDEAKLARSTHHWSQSRSTGVMATAAAVQEAMTAAGWRPQQEGAAGGDGRLFFAQKGRMTRLGVYVVHSSILIIFVGAIIGSLLGYKASVLIAEGAYSDRVFKSSGDNAAVPLGFQVHLDKFTLDLYPTGAPKEFRSDLIVIEDGQEKLRKSIVVNDPLDYGGLTFYQASYQGLPEYRMQLVNTRTGAQKSLDLEPRQQESWAEEGVVVGLLNTAGSGPTTSNLKIWFSDGQGEPQTFWLSQGGPRLLATAKGSYQISYVRQRFATGLQVAKDPGVWYVYTGCILMLVGIYVAFFMSHRRVWVLVRPEGDGSWILAAGNANKNRIGFERDFDTLVAHLSGQDQGGPAAANPDHEA; from the coding sequence ATGACGAAAGAGAAGAACCCGGTTTGGGCATTCTTTGCCTCGGTCAAGCTGGCCCTGTTTCTCCTTATCATCCTTGCGGTCACCTCGGTGATCGGCACCCTCATCCCCCAGGGTCAGGAGCCCGGAGTCTACGTCCGTGAGTACGGTCCTGGCCTGGCCCGGGTCTTTCAGCTCCTGCAGTTCGACCAGATGTACGGCTCCTGGTGGTTTGTCGGCCTCCTGGGCCTGTTCAGCATGAACCTCATCGTCTGCTCCCTGGACCGGATCCCCAACGTCTGGCGGCTGGTGGTGCAGGACAACCTGGACACCGACGAGGCCAAGCTGGCCCGCTCCACCCACCACTGGAGCCAGAGCCGCAGCACCGGCGTCATGGCCACGGCCGCCGCCGTGCAGGAGGCCATGACCGCTGCCGGCTGGCGGCCCCAGCAGGAAGGAGCCGCGGGCGGGGACGGACGGCTGTTCTTCGCCCAGAAAGGCCGGATGACCCGCCTGGGGGTCTACGTGGTCCACAGCAGCATCCTCATCATCTTCGTGGGGGCCATCATCGGCTCCCTGCTCGGCTACAAGGCCAGCGTGCTCATCGCCGAGGGGGCCTACAGCGACCGGGTCTTCAAGTCCAGCGGCGACAATGCGGCTGTGCCCCTGGGCTTCCAGGTGCACCTGGACAAGTTCACCCTGGACCTCTATCCCACCGGCGCCCCCAAGGAATTCCGCTCGGACCTCATCGTGATCGAAGACGGCCAGGAGAAGCTGCGCAAGTCCATCGTGGTCAACGATCCCCTGGACTACGGTGGACTGACCTTCTACCAGGCCAGCTACCAGGGTCTGCCGGAATACCGGATGCAGCTGGTCAATACCAGGACCGGTGCCCAGAAGAGCCTGGACCTGGAGCCCCGCCAGCAGGAGAGCTGGGCCGAGGAGGGGGTCGTGGTGGGGCTTCTCAACACCGCCGGCTCAGGCCCTACCACCTCCAACCTCAAGATCTGGTTTTCGGACGGCCAGGGCGAGCCCCAGACCTTCTGGCTCAGCCAGGGCGGCCCCCGGCTTCTTGCCACCGCCAAGGGCAGCTACCAGATCTCGTATGTCCGGCAGCGCTTTGCCACCGGTCTGCAGGTGGCCAAGGATCCGGGGGTCTGGTATGTCTACACCGGCTGCATCCTGATGCTGGTGGGCATCTACGTCGCCTTCTTCATGTCCCACCGCCGGGTCTGGGTGCTGGTGCGACCGGAAGGGGACGGCTCATGGATCCTGGCTGCCGGCAACGCCAACAAGAACCGGATTGGCTTCGAGCGCGATTTTGATACACTGGTGGCGCACCTCAGTGGCCAGGATCAGGGCGGTCCAGCCGCCGCCAACCCGGACCACGAGGCCTGA
- a CDS encoding proline--tRNA ligase yields MRATQALIPTLKETPADAEVASHQLMLRAGLIRKLTAGIYSYLPLGLAAIRKVEAIVRQEMGRAGAQEVLLPMVQPADLWKVSGRWEKYGRELLRLKDRHDREACLGPTHEEVITDLVSREARSYRSLPLNLYQIQTKFRDEIRPRFGLMRGREFIMKDGYSFDATEEGAVATYWRMHEAYHRIFSRCGLRFRAVEADTGTIGGSFSHEFMVLADTGEDTLAICTACSYAANLEKARSAPGELVGAGEAPAILTRVATPDQRTVAEVCQFLGIPPARLLKTMVYLADGQPVAVLVRGDHEVQPVKLANLLGAVEVTLADDAAVSRHTGAPCGFLGPVGLSLRLVADEAAMAVANAVTGGNEKDCHLTGVNPGRDFAPQAVADLRAVTAADRCPSCQGPLAITRGIEVGHIFMLGTRYSEAMAARFLDQDGQERPFIMGCYGIGIGRTVAAAIEQNHDPNGIIFPAPIAPLQVALLNLAPEQQPAAAACEELYAQLEAAGIEALYDDRNERPGFKFKDADLLGLPFRMAVGKRFLKDGLVEIRSRADGANWECPLPEAAALLATLVRERMGAAAQVPLPCHRQ; encoded by the coding sequence ATGCGAGCCACCCAAGCCCTCATCCCGACCCTGAAAGAGACCCCGGCCGACGCCGAGGTGGCCAGCCACCAGCTGATGCTGCGGGCCGGCCTCATCCGCAAGCTCACCGCCGGCATCTACTCCTACCTGCCCCTGGGCCTGGCGGCCATCCGCAAGGTGGAGGCCATCGTCCGCCAGGAGATGGGCCGGGCCGGCGCCCAGGAGGTCCTCCTGCCCATGGTCCAGCCCGCTGACCTCTGGAAGGTCTCCGGCCGCTGGGAGAAATACGGCCGGGAGCTGCTGCGCCTCAAGGATCGCCACGACCGGGAGGCCTGCCTGGGCCCTACCCACGAGGAGGTGATCACCGATCTGGTGAGCCGGGAGGCCCGCTCCTACCGGAGCCTGCCCCTCAACCTCTACCAGATCCAGACCAAGTTCCGGGATGAGATCCGCCCCCGCTTTGGGCTGATGCGGGGCCGGGAGTTCATCATGAAGGACGGCTACTCCTTCGACGCCACCGAGGAGGGCGCCGTTGCCACCTACTGGCGGATGCACGAGGCGTATCACCGCATCTTCTCCCGGTGCGGCCTACGCTTCCGGGCCGTGGAGGCCGACACCGGCACCATCGGCGGCTCCTTTTCCCACGAGTTCATGGTCCTGGCCGATACCGGCGAGGACACCCTGGCCATCTGCACGGCCTGCTCCTACGCCGCCAACCTGGAGAAGGCCCGATCGGCGCCCGGCGAGTTGGTGGGCGCCGGCGAGGCCCCTGCCATCCTCACCCGGGTGGCCACCCCGGACCAGCGCACGGTGGCCGAGGTGTGTCAGTTCCTGGGCATTCCGCCGGCCCGCCTCTTGAAGACCATGGTCTACCTGGCGGACGGCCAGCCGGTGGCGGTGCTGGTGCGGGGTGACCACGAGGTGCAGCCGGTGAAGCTGGCCAACCTTCTGGGCGCGGTCGAGGTGACCCTGGCCGATGACGCGGCGGTAAGCCGCCACACCGGCGCCCCCTGCGGCTTTCTGGGACCGGTGGGCCTGTCGCTCCGGCTGGTGGCTGACGAGGCGGCCATGGCGGTGGCCAATGCGGTCACCGGCGGCAACGAGAAGGACTGCCACCTCACCGGCGTCAACCCGGGCCGGGATTTTGCGCCCCAGGCGGTGGCGGACCTGCGGGCGGTGACCGCCGCCGATCGCTGCCCCAGCTGCCAGGGGCCGCTGGCCATCACCCGCGGCATCGAGGTGGGCCACATCTTCATGCTGGGCACCCGGTACAGCGAGGCCATGGCCGCCCGCTTCCTGGATCAGGACGGCCAGGAGCGGCCGTTCATCATGGGCTGCTACGGCATCGGCATCGGCCGGACGGTCGCCGCGGCCATCGAGCAGAACCACGACCCCAACGGCATCATCTTTCCGGCCCCCATCGCGCCCCTGCAGGTGGCCCTCCTCAACCTGGCGCCGGAGCAGCAGCCGGCCGCAGCGGCTTGCGAAGAGCTCTACGCCCAGCTCGAAGCCGCAGGCATCGAGGCGTTGTACGACGACCGCAACGAGCGGCCGGGCTTCAAATTCAAGGACGCCGACCTCCTGGGCCTGCCCTTCCGGATGGCGGTGGGCAAACGCTTCCTGAAGGACGGTCTGGTGGAGATCCGCTCCCGGGCAGACGGTGCCAACTGGGAGTGTCCCTTGCCCGAGGCGGCCGCCCTCCTCGCCACCCTGGTCCGGGAGCGGATGGGAGCCGCCGCCCAGGTGCCCCTGCCTTGCCATCGGCAATGA
- the rpmB gene encoding 50S ribosomal protein L28, whose amino-acid sequence MSQVCEICGKGPATGNNVSHANNKTNRRWIPNLQRVRVAKDGGAVHMRVCTRCIRSGAVVKPA is encoded by the coding sequence ATGTCGCAAGTCTGCGAGATCTGTGGCAAGGGGCCGGCTACCGGCAACAACGTCAGCCACGCCAACAACAAGACCAACCGCCGCTGGATTCCCAACCTGCAGCGGGTGCGGGTGGCCAAGGACGGGGGGGCGGTGCACATGCGGGTCTGCACCCGCTGCATCCGATCCGGCGCAGTCGTCAAGCCTGCCTGA
- a CDS encoding bifunctional (p)ppGpp synthetase/guanosine-3',5'-bis(diphosphate) 3'-pyrophosphohydrolase, with the protein MPSAMTAPALDTLVTRLREYHPQADPTPLAQALDWASRLPPIPGPLAAESSLDHGLAVSKVLVAMKLDVASVAAGLLHDLLERRPELLAEAREAVGPEAAQLLAGLPRMPETAVFNRLEHQAETVRKMFVAMSQDIRVLLIRLADHLHVMRTLDAYPAEVRPEIARETLDLFAPLAYRLGIDWVKRDLEDLAFRHLHPEAYADLAARVESASHDREIFVQEILALLDAKLREHQLEGFRLLGRPKHLYSIYRKLQVQKIPLEKVYDKVAFRIIFPTVEACYAALGMVHSLWPMVPARFKDFISKPKANGYRSLHTSVIGPRGEFMEIQIRTEEMDQVAREGIAAHWAYKEKKAISSQDANVVRWLKQMVQIQQDLADPREVLDSTRQELYTYEVYVITPNGEVKELPAGSTPIDFAYSIHTEVGHRCTGAKVNGRIVPLRYQLQNGDRVEILTSPHQKPSRDWLAFIKTGRARARIRQWLNAEEQERLLDQGREILERELRRVGQSLKRLRETGHLDMIREELGQATPENLFRAVAAGKVPVASILDLLVPPEVRKERQEEAEMPVKGVPSRADTGEVVIVDGIADMPVKISRCCTPLPGDAIMGFITTGRGVSVHKPTCPNYLASEPARRIGVRWPGQRHGAYRAQILLFTQNRKGMLAQISQTISADDANILDLTANSRRDGTAVLRAALEVAHLDQLRAILDHLRQLDGVLEARRE; encoded by the coding sequence TTGCCATCGGCAATGACCGCGCCGGCCCTGGACACCCTCGTCACCCGCCTCCGGGAGTACCACCCCCAGGCCGACCCCACGCCCCTCGCCCAGGCCCTGGATTGGGCCAGCCGCCTGCCGCCGATTCCGGGGCCCCTGGCCGCAGAATCCAGCCTTGATCACGGGCTGGCGGTCTCCAAGGTCCTGGTGGCCATGAAGCTCGACGTTGCCTCGGTGGCGGCGGGCCTCTTGCATGATCTCCTGGAGCGGCGGCCGGAGCTGTTGGCCGAGGCCCGGGAGGCGGTGGGGCCTGAGGCGGCCCAGCTCCTGGCCGGACTGCCCAGGATGCCGGAGACCGCTGTCTTCAACCGTCTCGAGCATCAGGCCGAGACGGTGCGCAAGATGTTCGTGGCCATGTCCCAGGACATCCGGGTGCTCCTCATCCGTCTGGCCGACCACCTCCATGTCATGCGCACCCTGGATGCCTACCCGGCGGAGGTCCGCCCGGAGATCGCCCGGGAAACCCTGGACCTTTTTGCCCCCCTCGCCTACCGGCTGGGCATCGACTGGGTGAAGCGGGATCTGGAGGATCTGGCCTTCCGGCACCTCCATCCGGAGGCCTATGCGGATCTGGCCGCCCGGGTGGAAAGCGCCAGCCACGACCGGGAGATCTTCGTCCAGGAGATCCTCGCCCTTCTGGATGCCAAGCTCCGGGAGCACCAGCTGGAAGGCTTCCGGCTCCTGGGCCGGCCCAAGCACCTCTACAGCATCTACCGCAAGCTCCAGGTCCAGAAGATCCCTCTGGAGAAGGTCTACGACAAGGTGGCCTTCCGGATCATCTTTCCGACGGTGGAGGCATGCTACGCCGCCCTGGGCATGGTGCACTCCCTGTGGCCCATGGTGCCGGCCCGCTTCAAGGACTTCATCAGCAAGCCCAAGGCCAACGGCTACCGCTCTCTGCACACCTCGGTGATCGGCCCCCGGGGCGAGTTCATGGAGATCCAGATCCGCACCGAGGAGATGGATCAGGTGGCCCGGGAGGGGATCGCCGCCCACTGGGCGTACAAGGAAAAGAAGGCCATCAGCAGCCAGGATGCCAACGTGGTGCGCTGGCTCAAGCAGATGGTCCAGATCCAGCAGGATCTGGCGGACCCCCGGGAGGTTCTGGACTCCACCCGCCAGGAGCTGTACACCTACGAGGTCTACGTCATCACCCCCAACGGCGAGGTCAAGGAGCTGCCGGCCGGCAGCACACCCATCGACTTCGCCTACAGCATCCATACCGAGGTGGGCCATCGCTGCACCGGTGCCAAGGTGAACGGCCGTATCGTGCCGCTCCGCTACCAGCTCCAGAACGGCGACCGGGTGGAGATCCTCACCTCGCCCCACCAGAAGCCGAGCCGGGACTGGCTGGCCTTCATCAAGACCGGCCGCGCCCGGGCTCGGATCCGCCAGTGGCTCAACGCTGAAGAGCAGGAGCGTCTTCTCGACCAGGGCCGGGAGATCCTGGAGCGGGAGCTGCGGCGGGTCGGCCAGAGCCTCAAGCGGCTCCGGGAGACCGGTCACCTGGACATGATCCGGGAAGAGCTGGGGCAGGCCACGCCGGAAAACCTCTTCCGGGCCGTGGCGGCGGGCAAGGTGCCGGTGGCCAGCATCCTCGACCTCCTGGTCCCGCCAGAGGTGCGCAAGGAGCGCCAGGAGGAGGCGGAGATGCCCGTCAAGGGCGTCCCCAGCCGGGCCGACACCGGCGAGGTGGTGATCGTCGATGGCATTGCGGACATGCCGGTGAAGATCAGCCGCTGCTGCACGCCCCTGCCCGGGGACGCCATCATGGGCTTCATCACCACCGGCCGCGGGGTGTCGGTGCACAAGCCCACCTGCCCGAACTATCTGGCCAGCGAGCCGGCCCGCCGCATCGGCGTGCGCTGGCCGGGCCAGCGGCATGGCGCCTACCGGGCCCAGATCCTCTTGTTCACCCAGAACCGCAAGGGCATGCTGGCCCAGATCAGCCAGACCATCAGCGCCGATGACGCCAATATCCTGGATCTGACCGCCAACTCCCGCCGGGACGGCACGGCCGTGCTGCGAGCCGCCCTGGAGGTGGCCCATCTGGACCAGCTGCGGGCGATTCTCGACCATCTCCGCCAGCTGGACGGAGTCCTGGAGGCCCGCCGGGAATAG